The Deinococcus sp. Leaf326 genomic sequence ATGCCCCCCGGAAACGCGTCCGGGCGGAGAGAGAAGACACGCCTTGTCATTGCCCCCATTCTAAAACCCGGGGCCTGACGCGACCGTGTGTCTTTACTTGATCTTCTTGATCATGATGGGTTCAGGGTAGGGGGCGCGGTGCGGGAGGCGCATCGGCCGGGTGGCCTAGCTCCGGCGGGGCCGTCACCTGCTCCAGCGTGAACAGGGCGCGTTCCACGATCTCGGGGTTGGTGTGCCGGTAGTAGGGGAGAGCCAGCAGCGCTTTTGCCAGCGCCAGTGCCCGGCCCCTCTGCACCGTGGTGTTATCGGGAGCCAGCGCGCGCAGGTAGGTGGCTCGCGCCGCCGGCCCGAAGGTGTTCCAGGCGGGCAGAAGGTCCACCGCCGGGTCGTCGAGCCGCAGGCCGAAATCCAGCACGGCGGCCAGCCGGCCCGCCCGCAGCAGCAGATTGTTGGCATGGAGGTCACCGTGAACGGCGGCCGGCGCGGCGCTCCAGCCGGGCAGTATCACGGCCTGTGTCCAGAGCTCCGTCGCCCGGTGCCGCGTCTCCGGGGACAGCAACTCGGCCGACTCGGCGAGGGCACGCTCCACATGAGGCCCGAGGTCCAGCAACAAGCGGCCGGGCGACTCGGCGCGCGGGGCGCCGGTCACGTCCGCGCGGCGCAGGGCGAGCACGAAGGCGGCGAGCTGGGCGGCCAGTCCGGTGTCGTCCTGCACGCCGCTCAGGGTCGCCATCTCGCCCGGCAGCCAGCGGTAGATGCCCCAGGGCCAGGGGTAACCCTCGCCGGGCTGTCCCAGCGCGAGTGGCTGCGGAATCTCCAGCGGCAGTGCCGGGGCCAGCCTGGGCAGCCACGTCAGGTCCTGCTCGACTTGCCCCACCGCCCAGCCGATCCGGGGCAGGCGTGCCAGCAGGCCGTCTCCCACCCGGTACAGGGCGTGGTCGGTGCCCCAGGAGAGCAGCGGGCGCACGGGCTCGCCCGTCCACTGCGGAAACTGCGCGGCGATCAGGCGGCGCACGAGGTCGGCGTCCGTGGCCTGTTCGCCCTCATGCATCTGCCCTGGGATCATGGGCCGAGTCTAGTGAGGCGCGGGGGCGGGAGCACGCGCCAGGTGGCCTATAGAATCCGGAGCATGGCAGAGGTACAGCCCCAGGTGTTCGGCACGAAAAAGAGCAAGGAAACGCGCGCCGCCGAGCGGTTTTTCAAGGAGCGCCGCGTCAAGATCCATTTCGTGGACCTGAACGAGCGGCCCATCGCCAGGGGTGAACTGGCCCGTTTCGTGCAGAAGTTCGGTCTGAACGCCTTGCTGGATCTGGAGGGCAAGGCCTACGAGCGCAGCAACCTCGCCTACCTGCGCACCACCGAGGAAGGGATCGTCTCGCGCATCATCGAGACCCCCGAACTGCTGCGCCTGCCCCTGGTGCGGCTCGGCAAGGTCCTGACGGTGGGCGAGGACCCGGCCGCCTGGGCCCAGTTGCTGGAAGGCTAGCGGGAACAGCCCGGGCGGGGCTGCCGCGCGCCGCAGGGGTACAGGTCAGCCGGCGACCTACTGCTGGCGGCGCAGCGAGAGGGCGGTCAGGAGGCCAAGCCCCAGACACAGGGGAGAGTAGACGCGCCGGTTGAGGCGGTCGAAGGACCGACCCGTATGGGGCAATCCGTAGCCCCCGGCCCCGCGCAGCAGCAAGACACCCGCCACTGCCACCGCGCCGGTCCGTGCCCGGCGCGACCGGGGAGACAGCAGAACTGTCCCGGCAGCGCCGGCCAGCGCGGCCGCCACCCCGAAGCAGGCGGCGGGCGGTGGCAGTTCGCCCGGCCCGACGACCTTCGCGGCCAGGTCGTGTCGGTCCCGTCCCGGCCAGAGGCCTCCGGCACCCCAGTACCCGTGCAGCGCAGCGATCAGGGCCAGGACCGAACACACCAGCAGCCGAATGGGAAGCATGCCTGAGGATGCGGCCCCGGGACGGGCGCTGCCAGGACGGAAGTCACCCGAATGCCGGAGCCCGCGCCGCTTCAGTCGCCCTCCCACTCGCTCATCGGCACGAAGTCCAGGCCCTCACCGCTGACCCCGGTCACGTTGTACT encodes the following:
- a CDS encoding aminoglycoside phosphotransferase family protein encodes the protein MIPGQMHEGEQATDADLVRRLIAAQFPQWTGEPVRPLLSWGTDHALYRVGDGLLARLPRIGWAVGQVEQDLTWLPRLAPALPLEIPQPLALGQPGEGYPWPWGIYRWLPGEMATLSGVQDDTGLAAQLAAFVLALRRADVTGAPRAESPGRLLLDLGPHVERALAESAELLSPETRHRATELWTQAVILPGWSAAPAAVHGDLHANNLLLRAGRLAAVLDFGLRLDDPAVDLLPAWNTFGPAARATYLRALAPDNTTVQRGRALALAKALLALPYYRHTNPEIVERALFTLEQVTAPPELGHPADAPPAPRPLP
- a CDS encoding ArsC/Spx/MgsR family protein → MAEVQPQVFGTKKSKETRAAERFFKERRVKIHFVDLNERPIARGELARFVQKFGLNALLDLEGKAYERSNLAYLRTTEEGIVSRIIETPELLRLPLVRLGKVLTVGEDPAAWAQLLEG
- a CDS encoding DUF3995 domain-containing protein, which produces MLPIRLLVCSVLALIAALHGYWGAGGLWPGRDRHDLAAKVVGPGELPPPAACFGVAAALAGAAGTVLLSPRSRRARTGAVAVAGVLLLRGAGGYGLPHTGRSFDRLNRRVYSPLCLGLGLLTALSLRRQQ